The stretch of DNA AGGTACCTCCTCCTTCCAGTGCTTTGggtatttttggctttttctggaaaagcaggcatgccgggagggaaggggaggggggacagaCACCATTTCACTGCGTAAAGCATTGTCTGTATTTGGCACCATGGGTGCAGCTGGGTTCTGCTCACACCCACCATCCTGGTGGCCCCAAGCTCTCCGCATGTGCCAAATGCCTTCATATCTTCTATTGCTGCCCAGACCACGCggtgcttcagcctcaaaccctgTGCTGCTAGAAACCTTCCCCAGACCCATCCTAATTAAGGCAGCGGTTCCCCTTGTGGGCAAGGGGGTACCCTTACTGGGGGCTACCCGGGTGAGCAATGCCCCCAACATGTAGGAATACCAAAGCTCTTTGGTGTGGTGGGAGCAGACATGGAGTAGGAATCTTGGGATGATGATGACTTCAAGCTCTGCTTGAAGGCCCTCTGCAGCTTTAGGTGGTCTCTTCTGTTTGCAGTAAACTGTCTGGGGCAGAGAGGGTCGCGGGGCAGtctgaggagctggaggaggcttCCAAACTGAAATCGGCATTATTTCTTTTAGCCAGTTGGTTTTGTGACCTTTGACAGCCGGGCTGGTGCTGAAGCAGCGAAGAACGCCTTGAATGTGAGTACCCGATGtactggcagggctgggggccctACCCCCTGCCACAGCTTGGCTTGGAGTTGGGGGCTAGAGTGATGCTGGTCTTGTCCGTAGCATAGGAAGGGTCAGGGTGTCTCAGCCATGCCCTTGAGTAAGCTAAAtggtcctgcagcatcccaccagggaagcaggagagctTTTTAAGACTGACATCGGTCtgagaaaacagatgcaaaaagaCGTAGTTTCTGACTGCTGGAAGACTGCTCCAGGACCTTGGAgggtgtggggaaaaaacagctaCTCCTTTTCTGGAGCTGGCATGCACCTCCTTACCCAGCAGTTGGCATCTGGCAACAGGACGCAGGCTGTGAATCCTGTTTCTTATCTATTACGTGCTCCCCCCTGTATAGAGGAAGAGTTGGGAACCGAAAGGACTCTCCCTTGTTCTTTACTTATGTGTGTTGAGGTGTGGCCAGAACTGCTCTTCAAggagctcttcctcctgctgtctgCTCTGAGTGCTGAGCTGGGGGCTCATCCTAGCCTGGCTGCTGGACTGGACCGTGGCTTGGAGAacctggagcaggcagggcttcTCTGGGGAACCGACCCTTAGCAAACAGATGAGAAGAGGGGTATCGGGGGCATGAGTGGTCCCCGGGCATATAGAAGCATAGGGCGATAGCCAGTTGACACGCTGTAAAGCTTTAATGAGGCGTGTGGAGCTCAACTTGTGTTTAGCATCAGCTTTTCGAGGCTCTAGGTTGAGCTCGCCAGGGTGCGTGGGTAGCGAAGCAGGCTCACTGCCAATGTGGTCGATCATGTGGCTGTAGGTCTTTCTTGGTGCTAGTGGCCTCGTTAAAGGCTCACTTTACCAAATGCCCTGATGAAAAGTGCGTGGCACTTCAGCAGAGTAGGTCCTTCTCCTGGAAGGTGTGGGGGTAGAAGGTACTTCCTTCAGAGAGGAAGGGAACCACCCTTCCCATACTTCTGTTTCCGTGGGAGGACATGAGGCAGGGCCAAAGCGGTCTGGTGCAGGCTCTTTAGCACGTTCGCAGCGCTTCCAAACTGCTGCAGCTCAAGAAAAAGACATGAAGGTGGTCAACATGGCAGGCACAGCCCAAAACGATCTCCATCCCGTGTGGTCCTGCAAAAATGAGTGGGATCTAGGCAGCAAGACATGCTGATCCGGTTCCGCCCTGCTGCAGACCATGCCCTGGGCACTGGGGCGAGTGCTagtgtctctgcccaggctggCAGTAGGTGTAGCACCACCACAGACAGGAGCTCCAGTATAGACGGGGTTATCCCAGATATTTTTCCTGACCAGTGTTGGTAGCCATCACTGCTGTGCTGGTTGGTGAACCGCACATAGGGAGCAAAGCTGTGTCCCTCACGTTGGAAGCAGTGGTCCTAGGCCAGTTAAACATAGAAATACAAGCATGTGGGAGCTTGAGTGTTGCAGTGAGGTGACAAAAAACCACAGCATGATGGCCTTGGTTCCCCGGTTGGGCTTTGCTCTGTGAACAGAACAGCCTGTGCTTAGACTGGAAACCTCACCTCTGAGAGGCTCCTGTACTTTCTTCTATGACAGGGCATCCGCTTCGACCCAGAGAACCCACAGACCTTGCGGTTAGAGTTTGCTAAAGCCAACACAAAGATGGCCAAGAGCAAGCTGATGGCCACGCCAAACCCCACCAATATCCACCCTGCCTTGGGCGCACACTTCATTGCACGGGACCCCTGTGAGTATGCTGGGAGGGACTTTGAGGTCACTGTCTGGCCCAGCTTGGGAGATGCCCAAccctggggatgctgccaggGTGGAAAGGAAACCATACCCACGTACGTTCTGGCTGAAAGCTGCCTGGTGCAGGAAGGCCAGCATGCTAGGGTTGCAGGAGAAAAACAGGCATCTGGTAAGGCTTCTGGCTGACGCTAGAAGTGTTGGGAGAGCGGAGCTGGGTTTGGTAGCTCAAGCGATGCCACAAATCCTTAAACCATCTGTGGGTGTGAAGCAGAGAGGACGAGTCCTGTGCCATGCACCCTCCGCGTAGCCTGGTGGGGCGAGCGGCCCTGCTGAGGCTTGTTGGGCAGCCCGTAACGTGATGCGGAGAAGCCcgtctcctgccctgctgtcctgTGGCACCAGCCCTGTGCCACATGAGTGAAccagcccccccagagcccctgtGGGGTGGCAAGCAGTGATGGAGCGTGTTCCTGGTCTCTCCTGGTGAGGCTGGGAGGCCAGAGGAGCAGCTGATAGCAGAGATGCCGCAGGGCTGGTATATTCTAAACCTTGCTGGGCTGGCAGCGTGGAGCTTTAGTCTGGGGTTGGAAACGCAGAGCCTGTCCCTGAGGCAGGCTGTCGGGGCCAGCTACTGAGGTGCTGTTGTCACCTTGTCCCCTTCTGTCTAGATGACCTGACTGGAGCAGCTCTTATTCCAGCGTCCCCAGAGGCGTGGGCTCCCTACCCACTCTACACCACGGAGCTAACCCCTGCCATCCCCCATGCTGCCTTCACCTACCCGGCAgccgctgctgcagctgctgctcttcacGCTCAGGTGAGTCGCTCCCCGCGTGCCGTGCCAGGAACCgggctctcctctctcccctgcccctgGTGCTCGCTCCCGTGGGTCTCTGCTTGGCTGGTTCGACCCTTGCCTCCGCACCTTGGCTCCTGGGCAAAGCCTCCTCCCGGCTGAAGTGCATGGGGGCCCCCCGAGCCCCCAGCAAGCCGCAGGGGAGAGGTCAACGTGGCTGAGTGCAGTCAGAGCTGGGCGATGATTTCTGACCCTGCAGGTCCAGCCCGCTTCTGCGCTAGAGGTGGGCAGATGGGAAAAGTCAGGGCTCagtttctggctggctttgctggTCCCCCATGGCTGGAAAAATGATGTTGTGGGACTGCTGGGAGGAAACGCTACACACCAGCAAGTGAAATAGCTACGCAATGTCCTCCTTGAAGTTGCAGTGAAGGCAACAGGCTTGACTCCGTGCTGgagctgaggggctcagctggaACCCCCTCGGGCCAAGCGACTCAAAGGCTTTTGAAGCCAGAGAGGGATGTCCTGCAGCAGATGAGTGATCAGAGCCTTGCCATAGCCAGGGGCTCTGATGGGACGGTGGTGTTAGCCACTAGGTGCAGGCTAGAGAtgaacctggtctagcgggaggtgtccttgcccaaggcaggggggttggaactagatggtctttaaggtcccttctaacccaaactattctgtgattacTCTGTATGGGCCGGTGGGAATGCTGGCGGTGGTGCAACCAACTGCCTGGTGTCCCGGAGTATGGAGTTGTAGGGATGCCTGTACTGGTCTGAAACTGGAATGCTTTAATGTAGCAAGGCCAACACCCCTGCTGAGCATGAAGTCCCTGAAACCATGGAAATGCAAAGAGAAGGCCAAACCAGAGAGGCAGTGTCCTAATTTCAGGATAAGGCGCTTGCTTTGGAGCGCTTGTACAGGAGAACCTGGAGCCCCTGTCCCTACCCTGCTTGGTGTTACCAgccagctgtgctctgcctgctTCAGTTTCTGCTCCTGCAGTAGTGCCATGGGGGACTGGGGCAGCAGGGCTCTGGGCTTAGACCCCAGAGCATCGGGGCGTAACCTCTGCTCACTGCCCTGCCGAGCAGGGTGTTTAGCTCCACTCTTCCCTGCTTAAATtgaaaggaagaagagctgtgTCCCTTCAGCTTGTCCACCTGCCCGATGGTCAGCTCAGTTGGCCCTTCGGCATCCTCTTGCTTCCTGCAAACGTCTTGACTGTAAGTGTCCAGCTTGAACCCAAGCTTGTTTCCCCAATGCAATATGGAGGCATGGGATGGATGTGACCTCTGGCCTGTGTAGGCTTGTCCGTCCTGCCCCTCACATGCTCGCAGACCTCTGCTGCTTTTGCCCCTCAACTGGTGAGCTAACATTGGGCTGAAGGTCTTGCAGAGGCCTCCAGAGCCGGGCCACTCTTTCAGGTAGACTGGTCCTTCACTAGGAGGGTTGTTCTTGCTGGTGTTCTCCAAAAGTTATTGATGATGTCCACAGCCACAtctgtgtgctctgctcctgGGCAGACCAGGAGAGCAGAtgttcttcctttccctgccccCTTGTGTGTAGGGTGGTGGAGCCAAGGGCTGTTGCTGGTTGAATTGCCCCTGGCAGGGAGGACCAGGAAAAAACCTCTCTGGTCTGGTTGAGAGAGGTGAAACCATTTCTGCAGGTCCTTCAAGGAATGATCACCAGTCACATGGGGACCCTGAGCGTAAGGGTTAGGCACCAAAACTTTATGGTGTGTGGCGGGGGAGAAGAACTCTGCTGTCCTAAAGTAGAAGGTACCAAGGAGTCCTTCAGCCAGATCTTCTCCCTCTGGGGTCTTAGTTCCTGCCCTCCAGTTGACAAGCTACTTGTTCTAGACAGACAGCTTAGCTTTCAAAGAGGTCTTCTGGTCTGAAGAATGACCCTGAGGCTCTGGGGAGCTCCCTGTATAGGTAGGACTCCCTGCCCAAGAAGCTCCAGATGTGGTGATGTGCCTCCAAGCCTTAGGGAGCCAGTGTAGCCCCTCCAGGCCGTAGCTGGACCCAGCTCTCTTTTGAAGAATAGCAGGCGGGCTGCCCCAGCAGCTACAGCCGCTCCATGCAGCGCTGTGCTTGAGCCAGCAGTGACCTCGCAGGGAGACATTCTGGTGCAATATACGTTACCAATAAAGTTTTATGGGGTTAAACATTACTCAGGCTGGCAGCTTGGAGCTGCCTGATCCCTGGGCTGGAGCCTTCTCCCTTGCAGAGCTGAGGCAGGGCGGAGCAAGTCAGGGAGTTGGCTTTTGCTCACAAACTCGGCTAAAAGCTGTAACCTTGGCCTTGGTGCGCTGAGCCCTCTGCTCTTGGTGGTAGGGGCTGGTTCACcttgctggtggtggggtgggcgTGTGAGCTGTTCTTTAGAACAGCTACAGTTCTTCCTCCTGAGATGAGCGTTGGCTGGAGGATGTTCGTGGGGATGGCCAGAGATTTAGCAGCTCCACAGCCTTCACTCCTGGAGCGGGTATGAAGTTGGAAGCAATAGCTAAGCTGAGAGCTTGTCACAAAAGATTTGAACCTGAAGTGCTCATCCTCTTGCCACTCTGTGTTCAAGTCTGGTAGTGagtgggagaggaggtggcagcCCTCTGTGATGCACCAGTGCAACCTCCTGAAGAACTGCCCAGAGGGCTGTCGGGAGTGACGAGGGGCAGGAGATGGTGCGAGGCTGGCATGGCCTTGTCCCGTGCCCTGGGAGCTGTCGGTAAGCTGCTCGCAGAGGAGACTGATGGCAATGCTCCCTGCGGGCACCGCTACCGAGCTGCCATGCCATGGTGATGCTCCCTGCGGGCACCAGGCTGCTGTAGATGTGACCGTGGCCTGACCCTGCACCGCTAGGAGCCTCTACCTGTGGGGACTCCACTGACTTTTAAGACTGTCCcatctgccttccctccctcccaccctctctcAAATCCCTCCTTTGATGTCCCTAGTGAACTCCAGCCATGATGCCAGCGCAGGCTAGCCCTGAAGCTCAGAGCTGTCCCTGGAGATGGGACACCCTAGTGATGCCTTATTGCAGCTAGTGGAGTGGCTGTACTACAGCTCCATTCCTAGAAGTGTTAAGCATGATGGCAGCCACGTCTGGAAAGACTGGTAAGGTAACCATCTCTCCTCCAAGGTGCACCATGGGATTTGCAAGCTTCTGCCCATCTCTGTAGCCCGTATCTCCTTGGCAACCCAGTGCATGGGCCTCACGCTACCCACCCACCAGAGCCTGGGGAATGAGATACCAGGCCTTCTTTTCTAACCCACATCTCCAACTTGGCAGCACATGACATGGCGCACACAGCATGGCACCATCTTACATCAACTTCTCCCAGCTGAGCCAGGCTCAGCCAGGTCCTGCTggtgggaggggagcagcccgGTTGAGCCGGGGCAGAGACACCCCTGCCGCTTGGCCTGAAAGAAACCTGGTTTCTCCCCAACCACAACCCTTCCAGGGCAACCAGAAATACACCTTGACCTCACTCCTGGCACACGGTGGGGGAGGTGAGTGACATGGTAGAGATAGCACACGACTAAATTCTAGTGGGCACGTTAGACAACAGCACTTGCCGGTCACTTTATTCCGGAATTGCATACTGGGACAGACCCTGCCCTTAATCATGGGTCTAATCTCACCTCTTTCCTCTCCAGTTACTGGAAACGGAGCAAGTTCCTACCTGGAGCTTGGCTTCTCTCTTGCAACCTGAAATCACAGGCAGGACACAGGTCTTGTGAGCTGTAATGAAGGGAATCGTCAGCCTGGGAGAGATGGGAGCGGTGTAGGAAACTGGGAGCTTGGGAAGAGGGAAGATGGTTTGGCCTGGGAGTGGTTGGTAGGGAGGATGGTTGCTGTGGTCATCTCTGAAGGAACCGAGTCCTGGCTCACTTCTTGCAGTCATTCTgggtagacttttttttcccctctgtgtagTAGTGATGTTGGGGAAAGAAGCCATCGAAGATGGGGATGCCCTGGTCTCCTTTTGTCCTTGGAAGACTGTGGGGTGCCAAGTTATGCAGAGCTGGTCTCCTGGGAAGATGGGTAGAGCATGACACAAGCGTAGACACAACGATGCAGCTTGCCTTGTTCTCCTTGGACCTGGTGACGTTTCGTCTATTTGCTGTGCGGTGGAATTGGGCTGCGTTGCACCTCTGATATGAAACCACTTGTTTTGGAGTGCCTCTAAGCCAGGCTCTGAGTGGGCAGTAGGAGACACCAGGGGCTATTGGTGCTCCTGGATCTCTTCTGCAAAGAGATGCTTCCAGCTATGGCAGCACCTCTGAGGGCAGGACTTGCCCTGGAAAACAGGGACTGGATGCAGGATTGTTTTGTAAGGACATGGATGAGGCTGGTGGTGGTTACCACATGGTGCTTGTAGGGGACGAGGTGGACATGTTGGGTACCCAGAGCTTGGGAGACTGTGGTAGATGGTCCCAAGTTAGGGAGCAGGTCATGGACTGAAAGCTCGCAGCTGCCCGTCCTTTT from Chroicocephalus ridibundus chromosome 9, bChrRid1.1, whole genome shotgun sequence encodes:
- the RBPMS2 gene encoding RNA-binding protein with multiple splicing 2, whose protein sequence is MSNLNKDTEHTNGGGNVEEEVRTLFVSGLPVDIKPRELYLLFRPFKGYEGSLIKLTSKQPVGFVTFDSRAGAEAAKNALNGIRFDPENPQTLRLEFAKANTKMAKSKLMATPNPTNIHPALGAHFIARDPYDLTGAALIPASPEAWAPYPLYTTELTPAIPHAAFTYPAAAAAAAALHAQMRWYPPSEATQQGWKSRQFC